A segment of the Candidatus Poribacteria bacterium genome:
GTTCCATAATTTCTCGGCTTTGAGCCAACTGCCACGCCACGGTCTCAGGGTCCCCGCCGAATCCGGTCACCAACATAAATTTCTTTTGTCCGCGAGTTTCCGGACACCTCGGATCGAAATTAATGAATAAATTCACGAACATCGGTAACGTCTGCGAACTAACGATACTTAAACCTGTGTTGACTGTGTTTTGAATGTCCTGAAATTCTGTTGCGACTATTGCTTGTCGGGTCGGTATCGGCGATAATTTGAGGGCAACTTCGGTGATGATACCCAGTGTTCCGAAAGCGCCTATGTAGAGTTTGTTGAGATCATATCCCGCGACATTTTTCACGACTTTCCCGCCACTTTTGACGACAGTGCCATTTGCGTGAACAACTCGCATTCCCAACACCTGATTTCGGGCTGTTCCGTGTCGAAGTCGGAATGAACCGCTTGTATTTGTTGCAACAATCCCACCAATGGTACATCGTTCTGCGTAAGGTGGATTCATTGCCAAAAACTGCCGATGTTTCGCCAATTCCTTTTGAAGGTCTGCCAAGCGAATACCGGCTTCCACAGTTACAGTTAGATCCGCTGGTTCATATTCGACAACGCTGTTCAGATGTGTTGTTGATAGGACTACGTCTACTTTCTCTGGAATATTTCCTATGCCGAGTTTCGTGCCTGCACCAGCAGGGATAACCGACAAATCCTGTTTCGCTGCAAATTGAAGGATGTCCTGTATCTCTTGAACAGATGCAGGCAAGACAACCGCCTTCGGAGCGCATCCGTCAATAGCATAAGATGCGGATGCCGCCTCTGAAAGGACACCTGAATCTCCAACAATCTGCCTAAGTTCATCGTGCAAAGCACGTGAGTTTTCCATCTGCTTTTCTTTTTTTTATACTTATGTATCAGTCTTATTGGTCAGGATTCTTATCTCAAACCCCTCTATTTTTTCGACTTGATCCGGTTGAACAGGAGTTTGGTAAATGGAGAAATCTTCCAAACGTTTCACGCTCCGTTCAAGCAAAGCAACTATGACACTTGTCTCTATCACTCACCTATCCCTCCACATTAATCTGGTCAAGACTAAAGTGGATTTGTCTCGTCCAGTACTCCCCTGCCCTACTATCAAGGTATTCTACCTTGTCACCAGTGCTCGACATGCTTCCCTCAGAATCAAATTTATGTCCTAAAGCAGAAGCAAAAGTATCAATGAATCGCTCGTAACTGCGGGTAGGGATAATAGGTGTCTTATCTGCTTCACTAATAATAATACGGACCGAAAATTCATTACCTCCCAGATGCTTAATAGACTCAACTTCCGTAATGTCTTGAAGCATATCTCGGACAGTTTTGATAACATCATCTTTGGAATAGGTTTTCATTTAGAAATTCCTCATTGCATCAGGTTGCAAACCCAACTTTTCATAAGATTCGGCAGTCGGGAAAATCTTACCCGGATTACAGAGTCCAGTCGGGTTAAAGATGCTTTTGACCGTTGCCATAACTTGTAAATCAGCAGGACTGAAAATCAAGGGCATATAATCCATCTTTTCAACACCGATACCGTGTTCGCCAGTGATTGTGCCACCGACTTCAGCGCATACCGTCAGGATTTCCTTGTTGACATGCTCTACGCGTTCGCATTGGTCAGCATCGCGTTCGTTAAAGAGGACAATCGGATGGATGTTACCATCACCCGCGTGAAATACGTTTGCAATCGGGATCTGATATTGTTCGGAAATTTCGGAGATACGACGCAAAACCTTCGGGAGCG
Coding sequences within it:
- a CDS encoding FAD-binding oxidoreductase, whose translation is MENSRALHDELRQIVGDSGVLSEAASASYAIDGCAPKAVVLPASVQEIQDILQFAAKQDLSVIPAGAGTKLGIGNIPEKVDVVLSTTHLNSVVEYEPADLTVTVEAGIRLADLQKELAKHRQFLAMNPPYAERCTIGGIVATNTSGSFRLRHGTARNQVLGMRVVHANGTVVKSGGKVVKNVAGYDLNKLYIGAFGTLGIITEVALKLSPIPTRQAIVATEFQDIQNTVNTGLSIVSSQTLPMFVNLFINFDPRCPETRGQKKFMLVTGFGGDPETVAWQLAQSREIMEQNGGKGVTTTEDESQQHIQEIIQEFSAYNENAESVIVKINLKRTDIVAFSEQIMGVSWTHDVQMMALLGNGVLYLKIPVVPETDFQALSDVLTALRQSALEMRGNLIVETAPSELKRHIDVWGPVGNILHLMKQVKAKFDADGLLNPGRFIASI